Within Halobacterium jilantaiense, the genomic segment TTGCGAGACTCGTCGGGGCGATGACGATGACGTTCGCGCCATCGATATCGTCGAGTGCGAACTGGGCATCTCGGTACTGGAGGATGGTTGCATCGAGTTCGTCGATGGGGAACAGACAGCCGGCGGCACCGTATTCGATACTCGCCCCGGCCGACCCGAAATGCCCTTTGAGCATAATTAGATACAGATATATGCTCTATGAGCATTAGTTTTGTGGTGGTGATAGCTCCGACCCATATCTGGCGACCCTATTTTGAAGATGCCACCCTCCGCAGCGGTCAATATGCCCCGTGATCTCTACGACTGCACTGCAGCCGAGCTCGCCACCCACTCTGTTGAGCACCTCCAACGCGACACGCCACCACACATCGCTGCCGAATGGCTCGCGGAGAACGGTTATGACGCCGCGCCCATCTACAGCGACGACGACCCAGTCGGCTTCATCCACAAAGACGACGTCACGACCGACGACGACGGCGACACCCTCGACGCGCATCTCACACCGCTCACAATCGACCACCTGATCAGCGGCGACACCCAGTTCACCGACGTCCTGTCTGCCCTCATCGAGCAACCAGTCTACTTTCTCGGCGGCCACAACCACGTCACCGGTATCCTCACCCGTGCCGACCTAAACACCGCTCCCGCCCGCATCTACCTCTTCGACCGCATCACGTACCTCGAAGAACACCTCCGCGAACTCATCCTCGACACGAAACCCG encodes:
- a CDS encoding CBS domain-containing protein: MPRDLYDCTAAELATHSVEHLQRDTPPHIAAEWLAENGYDAAPIYSDDDPVGFIHKDDVTTDDDGDTLDAHLTPLTIDHLISGDTQFTDVLSALIEQPVYFLGGHNHVTGILTRADLNTAPARIYLFDRITYLEEHLRELILDTKPDWKTTPVTAAELDDIEARYEDAQAANVALDELHYAQFSTLETIVTSVEACWEACEFSTKGAADTRLHEITELRNDVAHANLLVENTDSNDFLTTGRTTENLHNTLETINNVLTALQDHGYNPSTTPTDTSPTPGPHPHS